Proteins encoded together in one Vigna angularis cultivar LongXiaoDou No.4 chromosome 5, ASM1680809v1, whole genome shotgun sequence window:
- the LOC108340056 gene encoding transcription factor RAX2 has translation MCEPFYASQGLLFIRHKRYTPNYHSDEKVRVWILRETDRGFSGNTQRERDMGRAPCCDKASVKKGPWSPEEDRKLKDYIDKNGTGGNWIALPQKAGLKRCGKSCRLRWLNYLRPNIKHGDFSDEEDRIICSLYVNIGSRWSIIAAQLPGRTDNDIKNYWNTKLKKKLIGLLPLSHHTKQPSFPSSALQNPPPSPSSHQLYGEYGNYIPVTASFTGMEHLSLPSANYESTTPSVSQTFYQNQDSMVSVSPMQCYYPVADSMLMFGSEGSCSSSDGSCTQGREMNHNLMLSYNTNDGDKSCVGGCFDQTLTPLDYDLEDIKQLISSSSSSLNNNNVDENKREEKAMYCCYY, from the exons ATGTGTGAGCCTTTCTATGCCTCCCAG GGTCTCTTATTTATAAGGCACAAGCGCTACACACCAAATTATCATTCAGATGAGAAAGTGAGAGTTTGGATCCTCCGAGAGACAGATAGAGGTTTTTCAGGGAATACTCAAAGAGAGAGAGATATGGGAAGAGCTCCATGTTGTGACAAGGCAAGTGTTAAGAAAGGGCCATGGTCACCAGAAGAAGACAGAAAGCTCAAGGACTACATAGACAAGAATGGAACTGGAGGAAATTGGATTGCTCTTCCTCAGAAAGCTG GTCTTAAGAGATGCGGGAAGAGTTGCAGATTGAGATGGCTCAATTATCTCAGACCCAACATTAAGCATGGAGATTTCTCAGATGAAGAAGACAGAATAATTTGCAGCCTCTATGTTAACATTGGAAGCAG GTGGTCAATTATAGCTGCTCAGTTACCAGGAAGAACTGACAATGATATCAAGAACTACTGGAACACCAAGTTGAAGAAAAAGCTCATTGGGTTGCTTCCTCTTTCTCATCACACAAAACAACCTTCATTTCCATCCTCTGCCCTTCAAAACCCTCCACCCTCTCCTTCGTCTCACCAACTGTACGGAGAATACGGCAACTACATCCCTGTAACAGCATCTTTCACAGGCATGGAACATCTTTCTCTTCCTTCAGCTAACTATGAAAGCACGACACCCTCGGTTTCTCAAACTTTCTACCAAAACCAAGACTCCATGGTCAGCGTTAGTCCCATGCAATGCTATTACCCTGTCGCCGACAGCATGCTCATGTTTGGAAGCGAAGGAAGTTGCAGCTCCTCCGACGGAAGCTGCACTCAGGGAAGAGAAATGAACCATAACTTGATGCTCAGTTACAACACTAACGATGGAGATAAGTCATGTGTTGGAGGGTGCTTCGACCAAACGCTAACACCGTTGGATTATGATCTTGAGGATATTAAGCAACTGATTAGCAGCAGTAGCAGCAGcttgaataataataatgttgatgaaaacaagagagaagagaaggcGATGTACTGCTGCTATTACTAG